A section of the Streptomyces sp. CG1 genome encodes:
- a CDS encoding sigma-70 family RNA polymerase sigma factor, producing MRPWLFAVIRNLAIDGYRCRQARPPEVGDPDLASLSVPDGVDHVLTAQVVVDAMADLAPFQREVLLQLYYMGRTVTQTAELLGVPPGTVKSRSYYAIRALRKGLSSRGLSAG from the coding sequence ATCCGCCCCTGGCTGTTCGCGGTCATCCGCAACCTCGCCATCGACGGCTACCGATGCCGCCAGGCGCGGCCGCCGGAGGTCGGTGACCCGGACCTGGCGAGCCTGTCCGTGCCGGACGGCGTCGATCACGTGCTCACCGCACAGGTGGTGGTCGACGCCATGGCGGACCTCGCCCCGTTTCAGAGAGAAGTGCTGCTGCAGCTGTACTACATGGGCCGCACCGTGACCCAGACCGCCGAACTGCTCGGAGTGCCTCCCGGCACGGTCAAGTCGCGCTCGTACTACGCGATCCGGGCCCTGCGCAAGGGCCTGAGCAGCCGCGGTCTGAGTGCCGGCTGA